From a region of the Malania oleifera isolate guangnan ecotype guangnan chromosome 12, ASM2987363v1, whole genome shotgun sequence genome:
- the LOC131144440 gene encoding protein SLOW GREEN 1, chloroplastic, whose translation MDSALASSPLSLLRSRNSSSFLPNLPPPLQARSLSHLPFAIPKPSLSPPAPRLRISNAAAKNPIIRTVNSTARTLILTAAAALLVGKFPHAPARAQSPVTISEQTQVLDETAAATEEQSSPLESFLDSNSEAVDALKALLQQKLENGEDDEALNILRKLVSAQPAMTEWKFLMARLLNEMGSTEDARKVFEEILEANPLSFEALFENALLMDRCGEGEAVIKRLEEALKIAESENKAKEARDVKLIMAQIEFLQKNVEEALKRYEELAKEDPSDYRPYFCKGTIYSLTDRNEEARAEFAKYRELSPKKYEVEGFLQTPLSRVKLFRTDSKN comes from the coding sequence ATGGACTCTGCTTTGGCCTCTTCACCATTATCCCTTCTCCGTTCCCGGAACTCTTCCTCTTTCCTCCCAAATCTACCACCACCACTACAAGCAAGGTCCCTTTCCCATCTCCCTTTTGCCATTCCAAAGCCCTCGCTTTCCCCTCCAGCTCCTCGCCTAAGGATTTCAAACGCCGCCGCCAAAAACCCCATCATCCGCACCGTCAATTCCACCGCTCGCACCCTTATTCTAACCGCTGCCGCCGCCTTGCTCGTCGGAAAGTTTCCCCACGCGCCGGCAAGGGCCCAGTCCCCGGTCACCATCTCCGAACAGACCCAAGTTCTCGACGAAACCGCTGCCGCCACCGAAGAACAATCCTCGCCGTTGGAGAGTTTTCTCGATTCCAATTCCGAGGCCGTCGACGCCTTGAAAGCCCTGTTGCAGCAGAAGCTCGAGAATGGCGAAGACGACGAAGCTTTGAACATATTGAGGAAGTTGGTGTCTGCGCAGCCGGCGATGACGGAGTGGAAGTTCCTCATGGCGAGGCTGCTGAACGAAATGGGCAGCACCGAAGACGCACGGAAGGTGTTCGAAGAAATTCTGGAAGCAAATCCGTTGTCGTTTGAAGCGCTTTTCGAGAACGCTCTGTTGATGGACCGATGCGGGGAGGGAGAGGCGGTGATTAAGCGGCTCGAGGAGGCGTTGAAGATTGCGGAGAGTGAGAATAAAGCGAAGGAAGCTCGCGACGTGAAATTGATAATGGCGCAGATAGAGTTCTTGCAGAAGAATGTGGAGGAGGCGTTGAAAAGGTACGAAGAGTTAGCGAAGGAGGATCCGAGTGATTACAGGCCGTATTTTTGTAAAGGGACGATTTACAGCTTGACGGATAGGAATGAAGAGGCGAGGGCAGAGTTTGCGAAGTATCGGGAGCTTTCACCGAAGAAGTATGAGGTTGAGGGGTTCTTACAGACGCCCCTTTCCAGGGTGAAACTTTTCCGGACGGATTCCAAGAATTGA